Genomic DNA from Oryza sativa Japonica Group chromosome 5, ASM3414082v1:
CAGGAGTCTCCAGAGCAATCTCAAATAAAGCCAGATTATAATGTGTTTGAGAGTATATCAAGCGGGCCTCCACTGTGGTGTCATCTAGTAAGTGGACATAGACCTGGACGTTGATTGCATAATATACCACACTAAATTAGAGAACAACACCCAAAAATTACATAACAGTACCAAAAAGATAGAAAATGATCAACAATCATTTCAACAAAAGAACAATACCAAAAGGATAGAAGATGATCCACAatcatttcaacaaaaaaaatacatgataCATATGTTTCTAGAAGAGTCGAATGTAGGACAACTAAATTGATTCAGTAACCTTAGATACATATTGGAGGATAAACTACTTTTCTAGGTTGGGCAGAAGTTAAGCTTCTATGGAGGCAATATTATGTTTCTGTTTGAAGTATTCATTGTAGCAattcatatttttaatataatggAACTTCCAAGCTGGATCTTAAAGAcgttaataaaaaaagaaaaaaaagtctaatttaCTACCCCAAACTATTGCGTTTGTCTACTTTACCCCCTAAACAATTTTTAGGCTCACTTAACCCCCTAAACAATTAATACCAGGTCGTTTAGCTCCCTAGCCTGGTATTCCACGACTGTTTCGCCAGTGTGGAGGTGGTTTTGATTGATTCAGCCACGTGAGTTGCCGACATGGTTGCTAGATGACGTAGCTCTGAAACTGGGCCATCAATGTGGAGTGTTCGTTCCTCTTGTTGGGCTGTCAACAAGGGTTTTTCGTTCTTAACGTTCCGCTAGCCACTACACGAGAAATTTCCACGCGGCACCGTATAATCAGAGATCATTAGTTGCCTTCTAAATCCGACCTCATCCTGATCACCTCCTTGTCTCCTTTCTTAGTGAGCGACAGCCCCCAACCCCTGCTTATTCACATGATCGCTCTGGATTTGTCCTCCTGATCGTTGCTCCTTGCGGCAACGTTGAGGTTAGTCATAGTATCTTATTGGTATGATTTTGCTATGGTAGAACTATGTGTTGGTTTTGGATACAACACTCCCATGAACAAGAAGCAGAGGAACCAGGATAGCATTTAGCAATATACTAGTGTACCTGTCGGTAATCCTAATAAGCTTTTTAGTGTGTCCAGATTTTGTCGTAGCTATCATAGGCTAACAGAGATGCAAAGAAAAGATGTTTTATGCACACCATGGATATGCAACATGCAGGTGTTTGTACTTATACCTGTGTCAACCTCTCTTCTTACTTGACAATTTTCTTGGTAATCAAACCTTACCGGTTTAATTAGCTATCACAACCGAAATAAAATGGTATTatggttttattttcttttttttttctgacctTATTGATATGATGGAAACTGATATATTTCTACCCCTTGTTCATAGGTTTCATGGATCATTTCGACCAACTCATGGTTAGGTTTCATCTCGGTGGAGAGTTCATTTATCATGACAAACAAGTCAGTTATGTTGGAGGAGATGAAGCAATGTCGTACATCGACAGAGACAAGATATCACTACCTGAACTAATTGGACATCTCAAAGACCACTCAAATGTGGGAGATAAAGATCAAGTTTATCTCCATTGGTTGTTTCCTGGTCAAGAACTTAATAATGGTCTTATACTGCTTAGTGATGACAAGGCATGTTGTGAGATGTCAAATAGCATTGCAGAGGGAGGTGTCGCAGATGTGTATGTTGAAATTATCTCTCATGATGAAGAAAGTACTGAGGATAGTGACTTCGAAGATGAGATAAGAGGTGGTGAAGTAGATGATTTTACTAGTCCATCAATGTTAAAGAATGGTAAAGAACCAATATTAGATGCAAAGGAGATGAGTTCTAATAGATTAAGAAACAAAGAGAAGGTAGTTGTCGATGAGAAAGATATGGAAGAAACCGATGATAGTGATTGGATACCTGGAGATGAAGATAGCtcagaagaagatgaagaggcCGAGGAGATTAGGAAGCATGCTAAGATGGTAAAGAAAGGACTTTACAGGCAACCAAATCGTGATATACTTACTATTGCCACGGATGAGCTAGAACCAATTAATGGATGATCTGGACGATGGCAGTGATACCCCATATTTTGATTCTAGTGAAGAAGCATCctatgatgaggaggagggtaGTGAAGTTAACACAGttaggaggaggagcaggtttCCTCGATATGATGGCAAGGCTACAATCCCTGTATTTGCAGTTGGCATGACATTTAGGGGAAGAGAGCAATTCAAGAAGGCAGTGATTAATTATGGTCTTTCTGTTAGAAGGCATATTTCTTTCCCAAAGGATGAGCGTTTGAGGATCAGAGCTAAATGTTCTTGGAATGGCTGCCCTTGGATGATTTATGGAGCTCAAAGAACCAAGTGTGATTGGTTTCAAGTGTGTACCTACATTGATGTGCATAAATgtccacaaaataaaaaaaataggctTGTGACATCTAGAAGGATTGCTGACAAGTATGAGCACTTGATCAAGGCCAATCCAGCATAGAAAATTGATAGCATAAAAGAAACAGTATTTTTGGATATGTTTGCCGATGTTAGCCattcaaaaattaaaagagCTAAATCTATAGTTATGAAGAGAGTGTATGAAGCTGCAAAGGAAGAATATCCTAGGCTTTTTTATAACCAACTAGAGATACTTAGGAGTAATCCCGGTAGCACTGTTGCAGTATGCTTGAATCCAGAGTACAACACACCTGTTTTTGAAAGAATTTATATGCTTTGATGCTTGCAAGAAGGGATTTATAGCTGGGTGTAGAAAGGTGATAGATGAATAATGTGAATAAGAAGTGTGTACTAATTGTATAACGCACTATTGTAGCTGGTCATGCCATGCACGTCGTTAATTGTAAATTGTCGATAAATAACAATTCTTTTGCTTTAGGAATAGTATGATTAGGTCGTGTCCTTTTAGTTGTATTTTCTCCAACTTCATGAAAAAACATCAATATTTACCAACATACCTCAGCATTAGGAGAATACTCATCTTCACCAGACCAACAATCTAAGCTTGACTTTGAGCAAATAATATCAGAGGTTGTCATTACAATTCCCTTCTTCCTTGTTTCATCCCAATCAACCAGAAACCCCGAGCAGTGTGCTAATGGTTTTCCTCCTacaaatatacatacatacatatatatataatatcagcaaacaaataaaattttctattaTATCAAATAAGAGATGTGAAAACTATGTACCAATGGATGAAGAAAGTCCTAAAATGAATTTTGCAGCACCAAGGACTGCTTTCTTTGCAGGTTCATAGATGTCCAACAACTTTGGGTCCGAAAGACACAAAGATTTACTTGAGTTAAGTGTGGGCAGGCTCAGCTGACGAGCTACAAGACCATCAATGCATAAGTACATGTCAATTTAGAGTTAGaggaataatttttttaatcttgcaaaacattttttattaaaGAGAAAACGCATTAAGAAAGTAACACTAAAAAAATCCTCCTTTTTTCTATTAGATGGAGGGTGGTACTGTTCTCAACTTTTGACTTACACCATCATTAACAATGAGTTATGCCAAATCTGCATTATATGTCAACAGCATAAAGAAGAAAATGAAAGAAAGGAACATTGGCATATACAATATACATAGTGTACAGGTCAGTCAACTAATTTATAGAGATTGCTAGGAGCTAAATAAGGTCACTAGCTGTCGATACAGGATATGCACGATCTGTATAATCAATCAACCATAAAGGTATATCCCAACAGAAAAGAAGGAAAACTGGACTGAAAATTACCTCTCTTTTCTTCGAATTCCTCACGTCTCTTCTGGTAAGCATCAACAATGTCCATGTCAGGTGGCTCAAGGATCTCTTGACCATCAGAGTCATACCCACTGAATTTGAAAGGTAATAAGGGCATGTGGAGTGGAGAGCTCGGTGCAGAAgatacctcctcctcctcctccccttcattCATCTTCTCTGGCACCTTTTCCTCTCCATCCTCACAACTATGATCGGCCTCGATcatttttctcctcctcttcatccTTTGATCTCGCTCAGATGATGGTGAAGCAGGTGCAGATCGGGAGCAATGCGATCGCCCCTTGCTGTCTTGCTCATTACCACGGCCACGCACAGTCCTCAGGAGCTCCTGCAACCCTGGCTGCCGCCTTGTTGCCCTTGACCGAGTGTTCCTCAACCTTGGCACATCGTCCTCTTCCGCAGCAACAGGTGCCATACTCTGGGGTTGCTCAATTTTCCTGCAGCTGCATATGTAGAATTTGCAAATTTAGAGGAAAGGCATATATGTCGTGCTTTTCTGAAAGCATGATTGTACTCCCTCCAAGTTGAAAATAATTGTTGTTTTGAACAAGGGTATGGTCTCtaaaaaataactttgaccactatttagtttcatattataagactttctagccatgtccacattcatatatacgttaatgaaggaaaaaaattgaaaatatacatttttttaaatattttgcgtttatatatctgcatgaaaaatatttgcacaaatatacCTTCACCGCACGGCGGGGACGCGGGACCGAGTGGTGCCGCTCTTCCATTCTGCGGGACCGGCGGTCGCGTAGAACGGCCGTGCGGCACCGTCTCGCTCCCGCGGCGCGGAAGTGCGGCACCGCCTCCCTCTCGCGCCCACGCGTCCTGAGACGGTCCCGCGTCTCCGTTGTGCGGGACCGTGCCGGTCGCGCGTCGCCAATGCGCGGGACCGCGCCGATCGCGCTTCACGGTTGCGCGGGACGGCTCGTTCCCGTCCTCTGCCACGCGCTTATTATATGACAGCGAATTTATACTGCGTGGCACTATTTAGGACTGTTTTTTTGTACTGTTTGTCACTGTTTTGGCACTGTTCATGGGCGATCCCGCGGTTCCAATGTGCGGAAGCGCCCCATGCACAGTACGAAACAGTGTTGCACAGTGCGAAAACAGTGTCCAAACACTTCAACAGTGTTCAACAGTACGCAGAGTATAAAAATCGCTAGCACACACGGTGCCGCGTATTGGAACCGCGGGACCGCGACGGTCCCGCGTTTTGGAGCTGCGGAACCGTTGGGACTGCGACGGTCCCgcgttttggagctgcgggaCCGTTGCAGTGCCACGCGGCCGACCGCGGGACTGACGGTCCCGCGTTTTGAAGCTGCGGGACCGTCGCGGTCCCGCATTTCCATCCCGCGGGACgagtatatttttgcaaaaaaatttcatgcatgtatataaatgtaaattattgaaaaaagaAGTATATTCGCAAATTTAATTccgttaatgaatctatacacatatatgcctagattcgttaacatctatatgaatgtgggtaatggtaaaacgtcttataatatgaaacggacgaAGTATTACACTATTTTCCACTGAATCCCTCCCTGGTTTGCTTCCCCTTAGGGATTTAACCTCCAAGAACCGAACAAGCCCTGACGGGGCTGAGCCGAAGAGGCTATTCTATGAAATCTatagaaggaggaggaggaggagggagaaagGTGATgtcagcggaggaggaggatgagcagCAGCGTCGGCGTCAGCGGCGAGACTACTTCATCAATCttgcccgccaccgccaccgccgccgcagcagcacaGCGTCCGCCAGAAATCCTAGCCCTAGACAtggaagaggaggggagaggggaaggggagaaaCTCACCGGAGAGAAGGTGGCCACCGTCttggtcgccgtcgcctccgactTGCGCggcaccgcgccggccgccgcagcgTCGCCCTCGCCCACGAGAGGGCTTAACCGAACGCAAATCTCGCATAGGCCGGGATTCTTTCCACACCGGGTTGTTGGGCCGTTACCCGGGCCATTCCCAGCCCAACCGAACATGGCCCGAAACCAAAGCCAGGCCGCCTCGACGGAGGCTATTCTAGGATAGCGACCCAATCTGGCCTAAGAGATAGATGGGCCTGAAATGCGCCGATGGTCAGGCCTGCCACATCACCACTTCACTTGGCCCTAATACTCCTTTTTTAGGGCCCATCTCAGGATACCGAGTTGCTACCCCCCGACCCGGCGGCCAGATCGCGAGctgggaagaggcggcggcggcgatgagcgCGGGGGTGGGCGGGCTGCGGCagctgctggcggcggcggtgacgacgggggtggcggaggcgcgggcggcgatcTTCGGGCACGCGCTGAACCCGACGGGGAAGCGCGCGGCGACCAAGCTGCTGCGGAAGAAGATGGTCGGCGAGCAGCTCGCGCAGTGGTACCCCTACGACATCAAGCGCGACGACCCGCTCGTCATGGCGCGCGAGGAGAAGGCGTAAGTGCTCCCCATCCCTCCACTTGAGCTGTACTAGCTTGCACGCTGCCTGGTTGTGCCCACCATGTGTTCGTTCATTTGCTTCACGGGGAGGGAGGAGGTCTGGGTTACGCCCAGGACGTGTTTGCTGATATGCCTAGGTGACGAACTATAAGAGAAGTATCCAGGATTTCTGCTCTGTTGGGGGGCAGTTTCTGTGTCATGTGCTCGCCAACTGTTTGTTGATATGCGTGAGAGGTGGTGACTTCTGTTGGATCATGCCTGATAGGTGCTTGACGATATGCGTCACCAACGCGACTTTTGTTgctcgattcgtcctgtgttacTCATCCGTGCAGCCATGGTAGATTTACCGGTTGTCTGTTGTGTTGAGTACCATGGAATTTTACCGATTTCCACTTGCTAGGTGCATAATCCTTTGGTAGGGAATTGCTGATTGTGGTATGATTAGGTGAGGTTGTGGATCCGTTGGGTTTGAAATGAGTAGTATTATCACTGCACTCACCACTGTTCTTGGCGCACTGCGAATATTATTGGTTGGTTTTGATAATTTGATGGCTTTGTAGCTTTGTTCGTCTTGAGGGAACAAGTTCAAGCCTTGGTTTCTGTTTACAGTGGATTCATTAGTCACCAATTGTAGTGAATTGAACTTCCACATCCATGATATATATAACCACCGAAGGTTGAGTTCATCTTGCCCAACTTTGACCCCAAATTCTCTTGAATATTGTGTTGTTATAATCTGATAGAAATGATTGATATAATCTTTACCACTCGAGTTATGCTGTACAGTATGTATGTGGATTACATTTAGTTGATTATCATTGTATTTACTGTTTTTAAATGTACGGCTAAAGTACAGAAGGTGTTCCTGCTATTCTTGTCAATTTGATTTTATCGCCATTTCCCCCTTTATGCCTTCTGCTTTTTAACTCGTATACAATGATAACATGGAATTTTGTAATTAACATCACATCTCTCTTTTGTAGGCGTTTGTCAAAGCTGGAAATGCTTAAGCGTCGCGGGAAGGGTCCTCCAAAGAAGGGCCAGGGAAGGCGTGCGGTCAAGAGAAGCAAATAGTTGCCTTAATTCTGCATACATCAGTTCCTGGCGTTCATCCTGTTTGGGCGCTGAAATATTTCGTTGTTGTCAGCAATGTACTCTTTCTAGTAGGTCAAACAAGATCCATTGGCAATGAAATTTGCTTTCCTTCATCATAAAACCGATGTATTTGTGCTGCCGGCATGAATGCAAGACAATTTTCTATTGATTGTTCTGTTGCCATAAATTTAGCTTTGGCTCAAAAGATTGCATTTGAGTGTACACTTGTTAACCTTAGCTCTGTCCTCTCTTTCTTCTCATATACAGAATTCGTATTTTGGTATTGAAATGCTACAATATGTGCAATCCTTTTCTTGCATGCAAAGCTCAATTTTGGCAGTACAATGAAGGCTCAATTTTGCCAGTACAAAAGAAAGTATGAACATGGCTGGTTCTCTATTCAgctaaaaagaaaggaaaaaattatcataaatctGCAATCTGATCTGATCTCATCTGATCAACAAATTGCATTTCTTACATTTGGACTCACTCACATCCTAAAAACTGATCCTATCATCACTACAGTCATTCACACGAGGACACGCAACGCCAAAGCTCCTCAATCGCCGGCGACCTTGTCCGGTTCAGGCGACACGTccgccgtcaccggcggcggcgccggcctgaCCCTCCTCCGCGTGGCGAGCACGGTcatgccgccggcgaggcggaccGTGTAGGTGCGGTCGTTGCGGATGGTGACCGTGCCGCCGCCCACCCACGCGCCGTTCCGGAgcacctccaccgccgtccccggcggcagcagcggcggcagcggcgtctccttcttcttcttcttcgccttcttgctccccgccgccgccgccgcttctccgccgccgcgcggttgCTGCGATCCCTTCGTCTTCCACGGCGGCGGGCTCTTCTTCCTCGCCACCATAGctcgcgatcgatcgatcgcgagCTCTGATCAGTGAAAAATCAATGGAGGAGACGAGGGGGCTCGTGGATTTCGTGGAGTATTTGTAGGCGGCTTTTGCTCGCTCTCGCGGGGTGAATCGGAGTCCGACTCGGATTGTGTTGGACGACACGTTACGTAGCGCTACGCTACGTAGGAACGAACGAACGACGCGGACGCGCGCTCGGTAGATCGATGCTACCGACTCTTGACACGATGTACGTGACGGGCAAAGCCAATGCCATTAAGCCAGCCGTGCACTGCAACTGGTTGGTACATGTATGCCACGGACGCCATGGCGACGAACTCCGACATTTCTGCAAGTCCGAGTTGTCGCTGCTGTCGTGTACAAGGCACGTAGGTTTTTGCTTCATATTTTACTCTTTATATAGCTGTGTTAGTTCTATAGCTGTTAGGAAGAAGCACATCGAGATAAAAAATCTGTCATTTTTCATGAGCACGTTTACCTAACTGCAAAAATAGTATacaaattaatatatattttctaagtatgaaattattattactCAATTAATTGTATGCTAATGATTTATCTCGTTTTACACATCATTTTAATCCTCTCCAATCCTTTTCTCTCAAACACACTTAATCgcaatcaaaatatatattttagaagTTGATTTTCATGTTTTTATTATAGTTTACTTTTTAGCATAGTCACTAGGAACAATAAGCGTTACGAACTTATAATTAGGTTTAGGCAAAACGGCTTAGAATCAGAAcgaagcatgaaaaaaaaaagaaggaaaaagtgAGAAGAGGTCTCAAACAAAAGTAGGCGCTTCTCCTCTCCGGCTAAATCTCGCCGTGCACGGCGTCGACGCACCGGCCGCCGTCGAACACCGCGGCGCCGCTCCCGTTGCGCGCCAGCGCGGCGGCCGGGAAGCTGAGCACGCACGCGAAGTCGCTCTCGGCGCCGTTCTGCACGGTGGCGACGTCCACCTTGATGACGTACCACCCGGCCGCCCTGTCccgcgcgagcgccgccgccacggcgcgcgcgcggcggccgggcggcacGCGCTGCGtccccgcccacgccgccgcacgggcgtcgccggcgccggcgccgcgcgccgtgaTCCCGGGgagcgccgcggcgtcgccgagCCGCTGCCCGGCGTACGACGGCGCCGCCCGGAGCGCCGTGCACCGCCACGTGTAGAGCCCGCCCGGGTTGTCGAACCGGAGCGTCGCCGAGAGGTTGTACGCCACGgcgggcgccgcggcgtcgaaggcgaggaggcggagctcggcggaggcgacgacggggaCGACGTGGTGCGGCCGGAGGAGCAGCCgcggcagcagcgacggcgcgaggacgAGTACCGCCAGGAGCACGGCCAGCGGCGCGAGGCAcgccgcggtggcggccgcggccgccgccacgcacTGCCGTCGCCgtgcgctcgccggcggcgcgggtggcTGATCGGTGGACATGGCGTACACCCAAGGGGAGTggattgcaaatttgcaatttgCAATTTGCAAAGCTGCAAATGTGCTAATGAGCAAGCAATGCAGAATAGTGGGGCTTTGCTTTGCTgtgctctcctcttctccttgaAAGAgtcgaactttttttttttcttctccttgaaAGAATAGAAGCACCATTGCAAAAGCAAAAGGAGAGGAACCAACCAGTGCACTGCACACATCTTGTTGCAGCAGACCATGTAATTTGACAACGCAGCATACTGATGATTCCATGATTAATCCAGCACTTTTGCTTTAACAGAATAATAAATTAACATACCAGAAAATTAAAAAGGAGAGATTCCAGGAGAGAGAATTTAGTTTTGGTTCCGATCAAAACTTTTACATGAATGAATATATATGACAAGTGCGCAAAAACAATGAGACTCTAGGACCAGCgaacaaaaacaaaattggCACTAGGCCTCGTTCCATTATTATGTTTCTGCTAAATTTCTGATCCGGTTGGGCTCCCGTGATTGCTAAAGTCATCGTCGAGAGATCTCCTCGTCGATTCCCACAGCTGAGACTCGATTCCCAGCTTCCTCAGCTCAGTAAGTCCTCTCTCAACTTGTTTACATAATTTTGCAAACAAGAAAAGCATCAGATAAAGTAAGCAATTTAGCCGGTAAATTTTGTACAAGACAGTCAAAACGAGAAGTATATGATTTCAAACTTTGAACGAATAGTGCAAAGGATGGCAGACTTTGAGACAAGAGTTTCATCATTGTTCAGAGAGGAGATTACCTTCTATGATATCGATCGTAGAAACTGGATGATTGCCTTGTTCTATCCAAAACTGTAGCCGCTCATCAGCTATATCTTCTTCTATGTCATGACTTTTGGCCCGTCTCCAGAAGTAGGTTAACCATGACTGCCATATGTATTCATGAGTTCTTGTACATACCAGTTCTGACCGAAAACGAATTTTTGTGCAACATCACATCGATTCCAGGAGAAAACAAAATGCCAGAGTGGTTTTTCACCTGCTTGAAGCGTACGTCGTCTTGCTCTTCCTCGCTTAATTCTAGGACCAATGACAGCATATGTAATTAGAAAGTGAAATTGTTATTCCCGAGCTATGGATGTAAAAAGGAATATTAGTAAAGTAGAACTAACCTAATGACTCTGGAGGGTTCTGGCCTTCAGAAGATGGACCTGCAGTAATTGGAAACTTAAGTCATAGTAGTAAAACTACACGTCACGCATTGCTGCAGGCCATTGATGTGCGTAATAAAGTTGCAATATTCAGACTGGAAGTTGTATTCATCTAATAGAATCAGGTCAACATAGCGACATAGTAATTTTTTTGAAGTCTCAGTGAATTGTGCAGGGATGATTCTAGAAAGCAGTTCTAATCACAATAAACTGCAATTCTTCAGCACATTAAATATTATCTAATATTTTGTTGTGAAGTTATTTCATATGCAACATCTGAATAAATGAGCTATCTTGTAAATACGGTTTTGTTCATGGTATCACAATCAGTCAGTGTATCACTTCTCATCAGGAACGAGGGAATTGGTATAACCAGCTCTCAAAATCCCAAGCTATGCTATGTGTTAAACATCAAATTGTCGGTACCCTCACAGTGAGGCTCGCATACATTCCCCATGTACTgaatattaagaaaaaaaaatattttatgagtTTATCTTGATAGAGAGAAATATTTCGAGATAAGAGACCTGGGAATCtcataaaacaaaaatattataaGAAAAGAATAAGAAATGAGTACATTTTGGAGAAGCCACCTGAGAGAGGTCTGACGCGTCGATGTTCTGATAAAGCAAGCATGACTGCGTCCTCTACCTTCAAAGGGGATATTAAATTATTGAGACCGAAACccaaataaaaataatagttCTCTACCATTCCGTGGGAATATGTAAATGAAAATTCGTTGACACATATATTGCATCTAATATATACAACACAATGATAAAGCTAGTCAATctaatacttcctctgtttcataatgtaagactttctaacattgcccacattcatatagatattaatgaatctagacatatatgtgtgtctagattcactaacatttatatgaacatgggcaatactagaaagtcttacattatgaaacggagggagtagtagtaatAGTCTAGTAGCACTCTTAAGTTTCATACATCACTTTGCATTTCACTAATTACACAAAAAAGTGATGCATGAATAGTGAATTAGCAGTCTTTGTATCAACTGATGAGACTGAAACcaaatcaaaatattttgaactaACTTCATCAACACTAAAACtgactttaaaaaaaatgagagaattGACAGAAGATAACTTTCACATTCTAGGAAAAATTCATTGCAAATTTATGAACAGAAAGAAAATGAAAGATGAACAAAATATTCAAGTACACGGTTTTATTTCTGGACCATGTATCTCACCAAACTTGTCATGTGGTATCACATGGACTTTGAAAGAAAGGTATAAACTAGATGAATATCAAAATAATAAGTAGCAAGAAAAACCTTGAGTGAAGATAATTCACGTAGTCCTCTCTCAACTAAAAGCATGCTCTCAATATTTCCATCTCCACTCATATCATTCACGTGACTTGCGTCAGACATTTTGCTTTTGGTCTCCATGTCAGCATGATCTGCGTTATATACAAACAATTCTGTAGAGCAGATATGTACAGATATGTAGTGATTGAAATGATGAATTTATATGAGCTATGTACACTTCAAAAGAATGATGCTTCATCTGGTAACATGGTCATGAAAAATGAAGGAGATAAATAAAAGATCAACCCTCTTGATGAGAACTTTAGTGCCTAAA
This window encodes:
- the LOC4337808 gene encoding uncharacterized protein LOC4337808 — its product is MSAGVGGLRQLLAAAVTTGVAEARAAIFGHALNPTGKRAATKLLRKKMVGEQLAQWYPYDIKRDDPLVMAREEKARLSKLEMLKRRGKGPPKKGQGRRAVKRSK